The following is a genomic window from Solanum stenotomum isolate F172 chromosome 4, ASM1918654v1, whole genome shotgun sequence.
NNNNNNNNNNNNNNNNNNNNNNNNNNNNNNNNNNNNNNNNNNNNNNNNNNNNNNNNNNNNNNNNNNNNNNNNNNNNNNNNNNNNNNNNNNNNNNNNNNNNNNNNNNNNNNNNNNNNNNNNNNNNNNNNNNNNNNNNNNNNNNNNNNNNNNNNNNNNNNNNNNNNNNNNNNNNNNNNNNNNNNNNNNNNNNNNNNNNNNNNNNNNNNNNNNNNNNNNNNNNNNNNNNNNNNNNNNNNNNNNNNNNNNNNNNNNNNNNNNNNNNNNNNNNNNNNNNNNNNNNNNNNNNNNNNNNNNNNNNNNNNNNNNNNNNNNNNNNNNNNNNNNNNNNNNNNNNNNNNNNNNNNNNNNNNNNNNNNNNNNNNNNNNNNNNNNNNNNNNNNNNNNNNNNNNNNNNNNNNNNNNNNNNNNNNNNNNNNNNNNNNNNNNNNNNNNNNNNNNNNNNNNNNNNNNNNNNNNNNNNNNNNNNNNNNNNNNNNNNNNNNNNNNNNNNNNNNNNNNNNNNNNNNNNNNNNNNNNNNNNNNNNNNNNNNNNNNNNNNNNNNNNNNNNNNNNNNNNNatatatatatatatatatatatatatgaaagaaaaatatgtcaTACTCCTAGATAACAGAGAGAACACATAAACTGTATTAAAATTCACCCTTAAAATAATAGTAACGTTAATGAAAACCATATTTTGATTGGGCTGAACAACCAAGCATTTATAAATAGACTAGTAATCCTAATTGTTTTAAGAGTTATTAATGGAAAGAAAAGAACCACGTTAAttgaaataatatgaaaattttatgagCAATCTGCTTCTtccaatatattatatttacattttatattattaaactATATTATAAAGCAGGcaaaaataatcattttctcAATGCAAGCTCTAGATGTTTGCAATCAAAATAGTGGACcctttaataatataaaataacgTAAAGTAGCACCTGTCAATTCaaactttattttgatttaacacatatatgatatatagaggtcatgtattaaatttttttttgttaaatactACAGCAACTATATTTGAAGCAGTAAAGGGAGTCATGGACATTAGGAAGATTACCAAGTATTTCTAAAACACTTTAAACATTTAAGTGTAAATAGCCCTAACACCATTCCTAAATCTACCATCTCAACACATTAGCTATGATGTACCAAATAGTAATACTGACAGAAGTATACAGAAGAGCCTTATGAACAACAAATTTCTTCATTAGAAAAGCTGATAATCTGAACCGAAAACTTATGGACATGAAACAATTCGAATCGAACTTTTATCAAACTAAACAAATCAGACATGGAATAAATGATTCAAAACATAAGCATATTTAGACAAATTAATATGTGAAACACACTTAATATCAGAGGAAATTCAAACGGAGACTCAAACCACCCTAAGGAAACAAAATGAGAACTAGAAAGACACCGACTAGTGTAGAAAGACTAAATCACTAAAACTTTCAATGTACTAATAAACCGAGTCACATAAATCGATCAATTAATCAAAACCTCATATAAGGAGCTAGAACATGCGAAAGAGTGTCTGGAGTTTAAACTATAATTCTGAAATTGAAGCACAAAATCAAACGAAAAGCAATTACCTTCTTTGGAGCAGCGTCACTAAGACAACACGAGCGGAGGAGCAACGACTTCTACCAATGACGGAACTACGACAAACTTCGGCGAACGATGAACAAGCTAGAAACTCCTTCGTGCCTATATGCTATACTCGAAATAAACTACTGTGTAAACTATATTTCTATTCCCCTTTCTATATgtttttttgactatttttccCAAAccttttcaactttttcttttcttttcttttttcgttCCCCTCCCCTTCTAAAAATGAACAGAACCTCTTCATATAAAGGGAAATTAGGGTAGATATTAGGGGGGAAACGGATACAAATTGGGGCAAATTCgcatttcaaacttcaaaaaaaaatttcaccaTTAGGGGCAAACATACTTTTCTGAGATCTTCAACcccattccggaagaggaaaTGGGGGACATCTGCGTGCTGCTGGAAACGTACGATTTGAAAGGGATATAGAGGAAGACAACAAAATTGTACTCTGTATGCGCCTAAGTAGATGGTTTCCGTCTATTTCAACGTTGCTGGGTTTGTTCTCGGCTGAAAAAGGAAGAATGAGGCAAAGTGGGGTCGCGCGTGGTATTGCTGctgttgttattattttatgttgtaCGTATGGTATGTATTGTTGGTGTACAGCTGgtgggtattttttttttttaattgttgttgTACGTAAAGTtggtattgttgttgtattggaTTGGGCATATATGTGGGCCAGGGGTAATTTGTTTTGTTATAAGTGTGTAATGTTGGGTTATGTATTGCATGGTATTGTGGGAAAAGAAAGTGGGTTGGGAATTGGAAGTAAGAGTTGGGTGGGCTGGGAATGGAATTGGGCTGAAAATTATTGATAAAATAGCCCAAAACTTGGTCTCAAGTGGGTTTAAGGTAGGTAAGGATATAAAAATTAGAaccaattgaagttaaaaatttagccgatttgaatttaattgatgaattcGGCCAAAgttttaaataagatgaattagtacaaattaattaatgagcttcttaatttctaacaaaataaaataatcaacttaattataaactaaattatttaaaatataaactactaaACTAACTAACCAAATATTTGAGTAGAACTAAAATCTTTTGAGgcgatttttgaatattcataaaatgtacTAGTTATATGtgtaattatataaaagaaatatatattatttaaaactcGCAGAAGTAGCaaatctatttaaaataacttacaaactatattatatatatatatatatatatatatatatatatatatatatatatatttgtttatatatatttttttgaaattttataaaactaattattttaaattgttggaaattgaagaagctcgaaaaTAATCGTTATCGAGGaaggtcaaaattaggtgtcaaccgTAATTATCAattgcaacaacaaataacacaaaaataacaagtaaagaGATGGGTTCTTGAGATGTGATCGAATTATTGGGTAATTgcaattgatagtaaattgctGTAAATCAGTGACTAAgttagactttagtggggataaattttctctcgaacaatttaccccgaatcaaattagtttctctcgaacaccaataagcagcaattaagcacaaccttcgctttagtccattcactctctcgagctgaatgtgtggaaaagggtttagggttcactctctcaagttgaaCCTATGACAACTCAATACCCACAtaccatcaaatcagtaatcttggttttaaaacctctctctggagtaagccaaaaacacgaaggtagagttgcatttgcaactacaacccttcagattaagccacaattactgaatgaaatcacttttaaacaacatttacactatcaaatagcaatacccaacaactaaatcaatccataatcacataatcacaccccaataattggggttttagctatacatcataaaaagatagaaatcattaccaaattgtgtttccatcaactggatagggttaatttcgtctttacaaaggtctaagatgaagaatcttcaatacccacttccaatttctcagaaatggaaatcttcaaagctaaggaaaatattgtccCCCAACTCAAAGTTCTAACTCAAAATTActctcataaaaataaaagatagaaacaagattgatagataaaaatgatgatAATGCTAAACTAAATATCCAATAGTGTATTTATAGTCGCAAAAAATGTGTtgtgaaggaccattcggcgcaataagttaggatcgccgatccactcggcgatccgccctttggtcaatttcatcgcctttttACTTTGGCCTTCAGCAACTTTAagctctgtaactttgggcgatatggcACTGCATCGTGGAaccgttcggcgactcgccggcAGCTCTTTTCTAttgccgacttgattttctccttcaagacttggcacactagaacattaggcgagaccatggccattcggcgactcgcccaatggtttaggcgatcctcatgccttattttcttcgttctttcagctgccttgttcttttttgctcattagtgtccatcATTTGTCCCTCattccaaatacctgaaaatcaaggatttacatcagttattaatacaaaatatgcatttgaagagattaaatctattaaaataaagcactaaatgtgtcacgacccgagtctacactcTGGACGTGggtggcactcaagaaccattgctccaacgaaccctcatcctggctgactacaagcggaagactaactcaagcatacaaagctaaaaaactgaataaacttcatgaaactgaaatacaaagctttaactcaaatgaaaaactctcaataaaataatatattcaactcgccataaaataggcaacttaagtctttaaaacatttaataaaataaatgaataatacagacttctcaactatactgattATCTATTTATGacgcctctaactgataaagatgaaagtcgggacaagactcaCGACACCctaactaaactgaaaagtaaatgaaatcctccagaaaaaaggaggctcaccatagctaactcgaactcctggatgtatcaacgaatctcctgttgatgatcctgaatacatgtgtctgcatcatgagaagatgcaggccaaatggctcagtacgtggaatgtacgaacATGCAAGgagaattctaaaacataaacataagcttgaatcttgataaaaaaaaagaacatacttaccttttctcaactcactcaacccaagaataagatactcaactaaaAGATTAGATACTCGACTTgaaatactcaactctggatactcaactcatgaatacttaactgaactcatttcattataaagcagtttaaaacaagtgcaatataaagaaaaggaaaactgtttaaaacatgatgtcaactcataatcataaattcataaaagacataccatgctcgctctcaaagtctacttgtgcaatgcatgaataaagtctcataccccccatccatactaaacagaaccccttgaggaatcATGTAATTACTGTTGTGGgattttctctaaccgacaaccatcacttaagaactatagtgatgatacaacgttatTAGCCTCACGTTGCCCgagccatcctataccttgccatggtatatgacctgaactactaagtggatccactagtctatgcgaaaaagattcatctaaaaagtatgaaccttttctacccatgatggctacatgatttatgggaGCCGTGAGTtttctgaactctcccccatatcggtgctcaatactactcccaaaatatactggcTCTTTATTAACCCTCACCAATAAAGTGAAAGTTCATGTAACCAATCAACTACTAAGATTTCCCATTTTAAATTAGTGTTTATTTAAGAAATCtgcacaaaattttaatttcaaatcacaaattctccaaaaagtaggatttcaattttcaaattgtgatttcatttttttaaattataaaaagacATCATTTTCTATCTTGAAAATACTCATGCCGGTCGTGAAGAGATCGTCTGTATTATATTGAAGAATTATATTAATGAATAACTAGTTAAAGACTATTGTTGACTACTTGACTAGTGGATCTTTATAAATTTATGTGTATTTgtaataatatgaaattacaaacttttatttatataacgaAAATGAAGATCTACGTCTTATTAATAGGATACCCTAGAaattccaatattttttttatgaatcatAATTACTCATATGGTAAACTCGTATAAgagttgaaaaaatattaataatttttaataatttatattattcttattatatttatacATCCTAAAATATAATTGTGGATCCAAATTAATCCACCTCATCAAAAAGCCTCAAATGTTTGAACTACCCACAGAACTACGTGGTGTCTTCACAACCAATCCTTTCCTGCTCTACGTTAACTTACGCTTGCTGCGTTCTGCCCGTAACTTCCTCATGAAAATTGAACAAACTGCTCTCCCTTTCGCTAATGCTAATCACCCGGCTCACGTTAGTGAACGCACCTCATTGTACAAGTACCAGAAGTTATAATCCATTTATGGCGGGAAACCCCATAACCGTTTAAATAAAATCTCTTTGtcttcatttttgtcatttctCTGTAAAATCATCCATGGCTTCTGGGGCGAACTCTTTGATGTGGTTCAGGAAGGGTTTGAGACTCCATGATAATCCAGCTTTAGAGTATGCAGCTAAAGGGTCGAAGTTTCTGTACCCGGTTTTCGTGATTGATCCACACTATATGGAGCCTGATCCGACTGCGTTTTCTCTGGGTTCCTCAAAAGCCGGGTTGAACCGGATACAATTTTTGCTTGAAAGCCTTGTTGATCTCGATTTGAGTCTTAAGAAGGTTGGTTCACGTTTGTTGGTGCTCAAGGGTGACCCTGGTGAGGTTTTGATTCGCTGCTTGAAGGAGGTAGTAATTGTTATTACTTTGAATTCTACCGGTATTTAACTTTGTTTAACTCTGTTATGTGAAAATTGTATATTGTAGTATTCAAGTAATAACTTAGAAGAGTTGGAGTGTAGAGTTGGATTCAGTATTTAAAATGCATGTAGTATTATCTTTTGTGTTTTAGATAAATGTATATAGTTGAGTATCGGGTTTGTCCATGAAAAAAGTGAACTCGAGTATCGGACATTAAAGGCTTTTGTCCATAAAAAGATTCACTTTTTTCCGGAGTTGAACTACATGTTTGGCCATAAGAACTTGGAATTCaacttgaagttgaatttcagaatttgaaaaacaataaaaaggtGTTTTCGCTCCAAATTACTCACATAAAGTCTAAAACAACTCCAGTTCGTATTCATGGCGGATTTgcaaatatcatttttcactttgaaaacAAAAAGTACTTTTTTCGAACTTCACAATGAAACATGGGTCCACACTTACTAAGGAACCTATCATGAAATAATTAGTGTAGCTTAGTGTCCAGCAAGTTGTTTTCGGTGTTGGATATGGTCATATGGACATGATTGTGCAGATGAAGCACCTCTGTGACAGTTACAGTTCAATTTAGTTATCAACAAATGGAATATAAGTTGATTAACTTAAgtacaagaaaaatgatttctcgAGTTTATGAGCTAGCAAAATGTGTTATTGCCATGTGATTCAGGgtttatgattgattttgcTTGCTGAAAGTGTTGTATGTGGTTTCCATGCTGTTTGCTAATATTGGAGCAATCGTTTAAGGTTCAAATTTGAATATGTTTGTCAATTGAATTTTACATATTATGTTGGGTATGACAGTTTAGATCATGTTATAATTTGTTAAGTCTTTAGTGTTCTAGTGATGCAGTTGGCCCTTTAAGCACTCTGGTCCATATCTTGGGCAATGGCTGAGCTAATAGATCTACTTGAATCCCGTTGTTTAGTTATACAATTAAACGATATTACTTAAGAAAGTTCGGTCATGCATATGCTTTGATGTCTTGGAAAACCATGAGACTTTGAAACTAGAGCCAAGCTATTGATTGATCTGCACTTACATGCTGTGAAAGACGATGGTTCCTTTTACggttttcttttcctctttcaAGTTGCATTTCACCAATGTAACTTTGTACaaacaatattttcttatttcgaGGACCAATTCATTTATTAGCCATTGATTTGCGTAACCTTTGGCACAACTTTCAGTGGAGCATAGGGAAACTTTGCTTTGAGTACGACACAGAGCCCTACTATCAAGCTTTAGATGAGAAAGTCAAGGTAAAATTTCATTTCCATCTGAGGAAAAGATTTGAGTACTTAATGGGAGCTTAAGGCAGATCCTGGATGGTGTTTCTTGGTTGGTTAGATAAGTTCTATACTaagaagtcttttttttttttcacattctGAATGATTCAGTGCTTGTCTAAAGAACAATTATATTTGCTTCACAGGGCTATGTTTCTGGAACTGGTGTAGAGATTTTCTCTCCTGTGAGCCATACCCTCTACAATCCTGCCGATATAATACGTAAGGTAAGTTCATTATCATGTGAGTTGAAAACTAGGTTCGAAAATCTCAGAGGATCAGTTTGTTTCTTCTccaatgagaaaaaaaaaatgtttaaggATAATAGGGTAGTCTTctgttttttttgttaagaaatatTCTATATTgaataatttgtatttgaatgTCTGCAAAGAATGGTGGATCCCCACCTCTGAGTTATCAGTCTTTCCTCAAACTGGCTGGGCAACCATCTTGGGCAACAACTCCTCTTTTAACAACCATATCTTCACTTCCTCCTATTGGAAATACTGGAAGTTTTGCAGTCTCAGAAGTTCCAACTGTCAGAGAACTTGGTTATGAAGATTTAGCAGAGGTATGATATTACTAGATTTCCAATGAAGTCCTTCAGGTGACGTCTTACAAGAAATTTCGGATGCAGGACGAAAGGACTCCTTTTAAAGGTGGAGAATCAGAAGCACTGAAGAGATTGAGAGAATCAATTGCTAACAAGGTGTCTTTTAATGTTTGGCGTACAAGCTTTAGCCCCATCTTATAgaataacattaatattttcttttttctggtACATTGTCTTTGGCttttttttaccaattttctaataaaatgaACTGCTCGTTTTCTTACAGGAATGGGTTGCAAATTTTGAGAAACCCAAGGGTGATCCATCTGCATTTCTAAAACCAGCAACAACTGTTTTATCACCCTACTTAAAGGTGAGCGGTGTATAGGCCGGATGAATTAGTAGTTATTGTTCTGAAATATTCTGATCTCTTGCCCCTCCAATTCTTTTGGAAGTTTGGATGTCTCTCTTCCAGGTACTTCTACCAGTGCATTCAGGACATTCTGAAATGCTCTAAAAAGCATACTTCTCCACCTGTTTCTCTTCTTGGACAGGTCAGTTTACTTCTTGTTTTAATGTTCAGAGCTCAACAGTCAGCACCCAAGTGACTTGCAATTTCAACTACTGCAGTTGTTATGGCGCGACTTTTTCTACACAGCTGCCTTCGGGACTCCTAACTTTGATCAGATGAAGGGTAACAGAATATGCAAACAGGTGATGAGAGCAATCTTCTTCATTGATGTGGATCATGTTCCTCAGTTCCATTTCTTCGTGCTTTTGCTTTTTCCTCTATATAATTCTAGGTTCCTTCTTATCATTGTCTTTATGAGTTCTTGTTGCGTATCATCTCTTGTATGAAGTGTCATAACACTTGCACAAATGGTGGTAGAGTAGAACTTCTGAATTTATCAATAACTCAAGATCATACAGAGGACTTGATAGGAACCTCTATGGTCTTGTTTATCTGATTTGATGATTTAGTTTATCTGAAAATTATGAGTGAACTGAGTCACAACTCACAACTTCTCAGAACTATCTGTAGGATGTTGCCTTCTCCAATTTTTCCTTCTGCTCTAGCTTGGTTCCTTTGATGTCCTTGACTCTCCCtctccaaaaaaattattaagggTAAACTATCATTAAGACAGCATTTTACATAATGTCATATTGTGCTTTGGAAACTACCCGATGACTGCGCTTATTGTCCTTGATAGCACATGTTTTACCTCTTTTATGGAAAGTGGAAGCTAGATGATTCTATTGATGAAAGtcttataatttttcttttatataagtaTACATATTTTTCTGTTCGCCTAATCTTTTAGTTATTGTCTATATTTATTAAACAACTTCTCATGTTGTAACAACTGACATTTTACTATATATGACTTATCTCATTCGGACCTGAATTTTTCCTTGTTCATTTATTATCTGTCTTCCTTCCAACAGATACCTTGGAAGAATGATGATGAATTGCTATCTGCTTGGAGAGATTCCAGGACAGGGTTTCCTTGGATTGACGCCATAATGGTTCAGGTTAGATTGATGGACCTTACCATCAATGTATATACTTGAGAGATACTtgttggtgttttttttttgtctgaTTTGAGATTCGTTAGCGTGTCTGATTTCTTTTCTCGATGTTTCAGCTTCGAAAGTGGGGTTGGATCCACCATCTTGCTCGACACAGTGTTGCATGCTTTTTAACTCGTGGGGATCTGGTTAGTCACTTCAAGACTtggataattttattttatttttgaataatttctCATTTTTGTAATGGTTATTGGTATGCGGATAGTTTGTGCATTGGGAGAGAGGACGTCATGTTTTTGAAAGACTGCTTATTGACTCTGATTGGGCAATCAACAATGGAAACTGGTTGTGGCTATCATGCTCTTCATTTTTTTACCAGGTAAAAGTTAATCGTAATTATGTTGTTTAAGAGGAGCTTTATTCCAAAGATCACATTGTATGAAATTAAGCTGTTGAATGAAACATTGCTCTTTTATTTGCTCCGATATAAAACTTCCAAAATAATTAGGTGATACTAGATGCTTCTCCCTAGAAGTGCTCTTAGTTACATTTTTCCATGTCTCAATCAGTTGTCCTGGATCACCTCCAAAATTTTGATTATTGGGGTTTTCCATTTACAGTATAATCGGATTTATTCACCAATCTCATTTGGAAAAAAGTATGATCCTGCCGGGAACTATATCAGGCATTTTCTTCCTGTTTTAAAAGGTATGCTGATGAACTAATTCTCTTATAGATGCAATGGTTTTCCTTTGTTCTCTTTTATGATCGAATCGAAATTCAATGACAGATATGCCTAAGGAGTACATATATGAGCCTTGGACTGCTCCCATAAGTGTCCAACGTAAAGCAAAATGCATCATCGGCGTAGATTATCCCAAACCAGGTCAGTTGTTTCCGTTTCTTGCTGTAAGGTTCTCTATCTGACACACACACTTGTTATGTTCTATGCCTTTTAATATTTGTATGTATTATATGCATGCATATGCTCTTTCATATGGTACACAGTTTTTGTTTCTTCAGAAACATGCATTTTAATTCAGCAACATAGATTGGACtcttttctctttcattttggTAATTCAAAAATGCCTAAAACAATAGTATAGTCCTAAAGTTCCACATTGTAGTAATTGATTCATTATTAGTTGATACGCTGGAAACTATTGGTGTCGAGATCTTGAATAAAGTTTAATCCAGCTAGTTCGTGTGATTGATTTTGCTCAATCTGTTACTTATCTTTGGTTCCAGCCGCCATGCCATGTGATATTCTCAAGCTATATTTACATTTGCTAATAGATGGATCTATAGCTTTGTTCTCTCTGTATGAACGAATGGTAACATCTGTAAATGTGCATATATTGATTCAGTGTTTCTTTGTACCAGTTGTTTCCCATGATTCTGCAAGCAAAGAATGTAAGATGAGACTTGGTGAAGCATATGCATTGAACAAAAAGCTGAATGGATTGGTCAGTGACGAAGACTTGAACGAGTTAAGAAGAAAAACAGACAATGAATCTACAACTCTGGATTCTGTTTCCaggaagaaaaaacaaaagttaATTGACTAAGACTACGCCGTTGAAACCGTAGGTGTCTACAAGATCGGCAGCAAGGCAACCAGTATTTATAGGAGCTACGAAAGAACATTCTCCTCCAACGACATCTCCTTTAAAATGATGCCACTGGTGATGCCTTAGGTACCTTAACTCAATAGTGTTAAAATGTAGGAATCCTATCCTAGTATCATGTGTGTGCCAGGATTCAGGAGATTAGAGTTAACATACTGAGAGAAGGAAAATGAGTGTTTGTGTGTGACAAAATAGAGAAGCACACATCTGGTGTGTTTTGATACTTAAGTGAATGAGATCATTGAGATATTCTAGTCTTCTTTAATAGTGACAACCTGAAAAGAAGAATGTGATGTGTCCCTGTTGTTCTTTGACGATGTCCTACTCACAATACATGATACATTTTAGATCTCTTCTTCCCTTGATTATGCTTTGATTGCTTTTAGGaaatgagtctttttcattgtcttccttcttttttgttgGAAGAAATTGTGATTTATACTCATATGAAATATGATGTGTTTCATACGAAATAGTTGTTTAGGACGATCTTATATAGTAAAAAACATCATAAGTAATTCATATTCGAAAAGAATAGATGTTTTCTGCGTATGAAGATTGATGttgatgaaattaatgatgttgCAAAGATAGATTTATAATTGAACTTTTGAATCTTGATCTTTATATTTGCAAGCTGGAGGTGGATGTTCGTCCCCGAACTTTCACTTTCTGAATTActcaatttaaattttctttgagAGGGCTATAGCCCAATGAGCCTCGAAGTATAGAACTCAAGTAATattgtttaatattttcaattgtctgatgtatagtactttttacatagtttataaatatatttcatttaaaaaaattgaagcttCCATttcgatcaaacttaaactatgttttgaatttaatatcaataaaaaataaaaaatcagcgTGAGTACACACTAGGCCCGTGAGAGAAATTCGACACGAGCGAGTCAACCTTTGCCGAAGCCTCCGGCCAGTGGTGGCACCCTTTTTTGCCATTTCATTTCCACAAAAAAGAGAACATACAGAGCGTTGATAAGAACAAGTCTCCATCTATATACACACAGGGGCTGACCTGAGATCCAACTGAACACACACCATGTCGAAAAAACTCTCTTCGCATCTCCGAACCCTACACCTACTTCGATCCACTCCCAAAACCAATTCATTCGCCGCCGCTACCACCTCCGTATCTTCTTCTCCGTCTCCGGCAGCCTTCCGTTCATCGGTCACTTTCTTCCCTCGCCACTTCAGTACCGTATCAGGTATCCTTTCGAACTTCTCTTTCTACTCTCAACCCTAATTTAATCAGATCTTACAAGTTTGAATAGAGTGACTTGATTGATTTATTGTCCTTGCgttatttgatatttgtttCTAGTTAGTTCGTTTTTTGTTCTGAATTGGTTGTGATGAGTAtggatttttttgttgttgtgtgGAGTAGAGAAtgttgttaagaaagtggaggatGTAATGCCCATTGCAACTGGCCATGAGCGTGAAGAGCTTGAAGCTGCGCTCCAAGTGAGTTATCTACCATGTTTTACTAATTTAGCTTTTCTTTGTTGAGATATTAGGTTTACTAATTCAAATGACATTGATAGATATTACTTGTGACTAAAAATTACATTTGTTGTTGTGTGCTTTTTAGGGAAGGGATATTCTTGACATTAACTTTCCTGAAGGTCCTTTTGGTACAAAGGTCAGTGTGGAACTGTGGATTTTCAAGTAACTTTTGGTGCTAA
Proteins encoded in this region:
- the LOC125862295 gene encoding (6-4)DNA photolyase isoform X2; amino-acid sequence: MASGANSLMWFRKGLRLHDNPALEYAAKGSKFLYPVFVIDPHYMEPDPTAFSLGSSKAGLNRIQFLLESLVDLDLSLKKVGSRLLVLKGDPGEVLIRCLKEGYVSGTGVEIFSPVSHTLYNPADIIRKNGGSPPLSYQSFLKLAGQPSWATTPLLTTISSLPPIGNTGSFAVSEVPTVRELGYEDLAEDERTPFKGGESEALKRLRESIANKEWVANFEKPKGDPSAFLKPATTVLSPYLKFGCLSSRYFYQCIQDILKCSKKHTSPPVSLLGQLLWRDFFYTAAFGTPNFDQMKGNRICKQIPWKNDDELLSAWRDSRTGFPWIDAIMVQLRKWGWIHHLARHSVACFLTRGDLFVHWERGRHVFERLLIDSDWAINNGNWLWLSCSSFFYQYNRIYSPISFGKKYDPAGNYIRHFLPVLKDMPKEYIYEPWTAPISVQRKAKCIIGVDYPKPVVSHDSASKECKMRLGEAYALNKKLNGLVSDEDLNELRRKTDNESTTLDSVSRKKKQKLID
- the LOC125862331 gene encoding putative cytochrome c oxidase subunit 5b-like, which produces MSKKLSSHLRTLHLLRSTPKTNSFAAATTSVSSSPSPAAFRSSVTFFPRHFSTVSENVVKKVEDVMPIATGHEREELEAALQGRDILDINFPEGPFGTKEAPAVVKSYYDRRIVGCPGDEGEDEHDVVWFWLEKGKPHECPVCSQYFVLEVVGPGGPPDGHGSDDEGHH
- the LOC125862295 gene encoding (6-4)DNA photolyase isoform X1, yielding MASGANSLMWFRKGLRLHDNPALEYAAKGSKFLYPVFVIDPHYMEPDPTAFSLGSSKAGLNRIQFLLESLVDLDLSLKKVGSRLLVLKGDPGEVLIRCLKEWSIGKLCFEYDTEPYYQALDEKVKGYVSGTGVEIFSPVSHTLYNPADIIRKNGGSPPLSYQSFLKLAGQPSWATTPLLTTISSLPPIGNTGSFAVSEVPTVRELGYEDLAEDERTPFKGGESEALKRLRESIANKEWVANFEKPKGDPSAFLKPATTVLSPYLKFGCLSSRYFYQCIQDILKCSKKHTSPPVSLLGQLLWRDFFYTAAFGTPNFDQMKGNRICKQIPWKNDDELLSAWRDSRTGFPWIDAIMVQLRKWGWIHHLARHSVACFLTRGDLFVHWERGRHVFERLLIDSDWAINNGNWLWLSCSSFFYQYNRIYSPISFGKKYDPAGNYIRHFLPVLKDMPKEYIYEPWTAPISVQRKAKCIIGVDYPKPVVSHDSASKECKMRLGEAYALNKKLNGLVSDEDLNELRRKTDNESTTLDSVSRKKKQKLID